The following proteins are co-located in the Methanobacteriaceae archaeon genome:
- a CDS encoding RNase J family beta-CASP ribonuclease, with product MSIEIIAMGGYEEVGKNMTAVKVGEDVIIFDMGIHLDRLHIHEDTNIEKMHSLDLIERGVIPDDTLMKDVNGKVKAIVFTHGHLDHIGAVAKLAQRYEAPIIATPYTMALIERIIKGERKFKFNNPLQVLNSGEKCQISPDVTLEFVHTTHSIPQAVTPVLHTSEGIVVYSNDFKFDNHQKLSPPPDYQRFRELGEKGVLAFIVDSTRAAEYDQVITHSERVARVVLEDIMEQPLKEEEGIIVTTFASHIERIQAISEIVAKSDRKMLLLGRSMERYCSLAETMGILKLPKNSSIYGSPKSINRALTLADENREDYVLLATGHQGEPDALLPRIANEKTSFNVQHGDNIIFSAPVIPNPLNKANRNLLERRLKSKGARIFTNAHVSGHAGREDHRNFIRMLNPAHIIPSHGDLEMLTAYAELAEEEGYRMGNNLHILRNGQAQVFNDEIEEVKN from the coding sequence ATGAGCATTGAAATAATAGCAATGGGAGGATACGAGGAAGTGGGTAAAAACATGACCGCCGTTAAGGTAGGCGAAGATGTTATAATATTCGACATGGGAATCCACCTCGATCGACTCCATATTCACGAAGATACCAATATAGAAAAAATGCATAGTTTAGACCTTATAGAAAGGGGCGTCATACCTGATGACACCCTTATGAAAGATGTTAATGGAAAGGTCAAGGCCATAGTTTTCACCCACGGACACCTGGATCACATAGGTGCAGTGGCCAAGCTGGCACAGAGATATGAGGCCCCTATTATTGCAACCCCATATACCATGGCATTAATAGAGCGTATCATTAAAGGAGAAAGGAAATTTAAGTTCAATAATCCTCTCCAAGTATTAAACTCCGGTGAAAAATGTCAAATATCACCAGATGTAACCTTAGAATTTGTGCACACCACACACAGTATACCTCAGGCAGTTACACCAGTTTTACACACATCAGAGGGAATAGTAGTTTACTCTAATGATTTCAAGTTTGATAATCACCAGAAACTTTCCCCGCCACCAGATTATCAGAGATTCCGGGAATTGGGTGAAAAAGGAGTTCTAGCATTTATTGTGGATTCCACCCGTGCTGCAGAATATGATCAGGTAATAACCCATTCAGAAAGGGTAGCTAGAGTAGTTCTTGAAGATATAATGGAACAACCATTAAAAGAAGAAGAGGGAATAATAGTCACTACCTTTGCATCTCACATAGAAAGAATACAGGCTATAAGCGAAATAGTAGCCAAAAGCGACCGTAAAATGTTGCTACTCGGCCGTTCTATGGAAAGATACTGTAGTCTTGCCGAAACCATGGGGATATTAAAACTTCCTAAAAATAGTAGCATATATGGAAGTCCTAAATCAATTAATAGGGCCCTGACTTTAGCAGATGAGAACAGAGAAGATTATGTGCTTTTAGCCACTGGCCATCAGGGAGAGCCAGATGCACTACTTCCTAGAATAGCTAATGAAAAAACAAGTTTCAATGTACAACATGGAGATAATATAATATTCTCTGCTCCAGTTATACCTAATCCCTTAAATAAGGCCAATCGTAACCTTTTAGAGCGACGTTTAAAATCAAAGGGTGCTCGTATATTCACCAATGCTCACGTTTCAGGCCACGCTGGTCGTGAAGATCACCGTAATTTCATTAGAATGCTTAACCCAGCACATATAATTCCATCTCACGGAGATCTGGAAATGTTAACTGCTTACGCCGAATTGGCTGAGGAAGAAGGTTACCGAATGGGAAATAATCTTCATATATTGCGTAATGGTCAAGCACAAGTGTTTAATGACGAAATTGAAGAAGTAAAGAATTAG
- a CDS encoding response regulator encodes MESAKILVVEDESILALGLKHKLEDMGHTVLDMVNTGEKAIKAAQEHIPDIILMDIVLKGNMGGIEATKIIRKQMSVPVIYLTAYADEELIQRAKVTEPHGYLVKPYMSNELNANIQMALYKHSLSKKKAEKIKKSVLEDFNSCIDKIKDSSNTNNESDVRKLLFVVFAKRLEADWKPDFMKNNDKNGINESSSGGEIFESYLIWLMNQLNNIGIKNTFKSNSHQLCMKFENCPWIEESQKILSFV; translated from the coding sequence ATGGAAAGCGCAAAAATTCTGGTGGTAGAAGATGAAAGCATTTTGGCTCTAGGATTAAAACATAAACTGGAAGATATGGGCCATACTGTATTAGATATGGTTAATACGGGTGAAAAAGCTATTAAAGCTGCTCAAGAACATATTCCAGATATTATTTTAATGGATATTGTTTTAAAAGGAAATATGGGTGGTATTGAAGCTACAAAAATTATCCGTAAGCAGATGAGTGTTCCTGTAATTTATCTCACCGCCTATGCTGATGAAGAATTAATTCAAAGGGCCAAAGTAACTGAACCCCATGGTTACCTAGTCAAACCTTATATGTCCAATGAATTAAATGCCAATATTCAGATGGCTCTTTATAAACATAGTTTATCTAAAAAAAAAGCTGAAAAAATTAAAAAATCAGTATTGGAAGATTTTAACTCTTGCATTGATAAAATTAAAGATAGTTCCAATACAAATAACGAATCAGATGTGCGAAAACTCCTTTTTGTTGTATTTGCTAAAAGATTAGAAGCAGATTGGAAGCCCGATTTTATGAAAAATAATGATAAAAATGGAATTAATGAATCTTCTTCCGGTGGGGAAATTTTTGAATCTTATTTAATCTGGTTAATGAACCAGCTTAATAATATTGGAATTAAAAATACCTTTAAATCTAATTCTCACCAATTATGTATGAAATTTGAAAATTGTCCCTGGATAGAGGAATCCCAAAAAATCCTATCTTTTGTTTAA